Part of the Tribolium castaneum strain GA2 chromosome 4, icTriCast1.1, whole genome shotgun sequence genome is shown below.
tgaaatctgaaaaaaatgtgtttttttaacattatttcCCTTCAACAATGAGtgttaaagaaaaaactaattacttTTGTCTCTCTCGTGGACTCTGGCCtttgttttaacttgaaattgtTAATCGTTAACTCGTAAAACTTGTAAAATGAACTTGCGGTACTTGGTCTATGATATCCTTGTGGAAAAAGCTAGAAACTACAAacgttttttagaaaaaggttTCCCAATAAATGTAGTTTTAACAAacgttttttagaaaaaggttTCCCAATAAATGtagtttttaacataaatACACAACTTTTACTTTTGAGAAAAGAAAACAGGACTTAGGGAAACACAAGGTAATTCTACTTCAAGTGTATTTTgcagtaaatttaaattgcagtaacttggtgagtcttaaagatatcgaaatgattcttgcacaaaaaaacatatttaagctatttagcttcattttttttcgattatGTATAGGCTTATCtattaaggtaaaaaaaagtcgcatctcgaaaatttcactacacaaaaagaaacgttacaagaaaactgcaattttctcactttcattttgtcaaaactaatTCGTTAGAATACACATTCATTGAGGAATTTTttgcaagaaaaaattaagtttctcgctttatccagaaggaagatatgataatgtaaacacaaaatttaaacaattttatatttttgaaaaatttgtacaaaaacgGTTTTTATAAAGAAGGCCATTTCAAACAGAAAAACAAACTTCCAATTTGAAATCAGCAGGAAATTTTTTCTCCAACCTAGAcgcacaaataaattattatattaattattattggatCTTGTTGAcgtaattatttctttaaataagattgataaaattgtaaaatagttattgggtAGTAATAAAGTGTTCagtaaaaaattcgatttttatcagtaaaatataataaatgattagtaattaattcatttttacacagtaaaaaatttaaatgacaagtaaaccacgcacagtattttattaagtccagtaaaaaaatcgtatatgcACACtatttagtttcagtttgcacagtttaaataataaacgcccAGTAGCTAGGTTGCAGGCTGGAGCTTCGCTACAGcaaactaaaaggaaacatacCTCTTGAACTCGAAATGTGGAATTCTACACTCTCTAAATTTACTAAATTCACTAAAAATTACACCCCTTTCATAGGTGCTCTCTTACGTagcatttttttatacaattttacaGAAAACTTTTGActtaaattgaatttaacaataaaagcaaaactttatttactgattttttgaTCTTTATTGAGGTAAAAataggatttaaaaaaaaagtgtggatTCAATGAtcaattaatacaaaaattttgtgtgaGTGAGAGTGAAAACTATTTCGTATTCGGAAAGTGTCAAGcgctttttcttgtttttttaacgcCACCgcagaataataaaaaaaggaaCGAATTTATCGCAAAAGGGAAAGTGCATGCAAATTTCAATTTCGCAAGTGTTGGTACGAAATGAAcatcagaatttttttttcaaaactcaaGAGTTAAATAAACTGAATAAACAATGAATTGCttgtaaataatatataatgtaTTATGTAATTACGTAGTAATTGGAGTTTATGtaatttgttataaatattataatcGGTTAGCACGCCTCACACTTTTCGGAGATTATTTCCGCTTTCACTGCGTACTTGAACAAATAGTATTTGGTTGCGAGATAACCTTCATGTAAATGCTCTAGTGAACAGAAGTAATTTGCTTCAACATACTCGTTGTCGTTGAATAATGGAGCGAATaagtcaacaaaaaaattactcatcTTAGGGATTTGCTGTCTTAAATGCAGTGGATTTTCTCCTGTTTAATCATTTAGTAATTGCCAGAAACTAAGCCTTAATGAGTgtttgtgttttaacaaatttatttatatttgcataatttcgtttaattgaaataaccGGAGGATCAATTGCATTATTATGCAATGAAAGCCTCGAGGGCGATtcaattttatgcaaaagttCGTCCAAAGTATTCTAGGTAGCTggaattcattattatttattaatgaacttgtttattaaaaagcgACTATGCAATTTCTCCGTaagttttctattaattttttatttgtaggtggattatattttaatttttctagcaCATTATCGAGCTGAAAACTGGTTGCTTTATATTTTGCCAAATCGTGgccaaaattacaaattttgaaagatttaaagtgtaaaatgtaaacTAGTTGTTATATGGGTCGGCGTAAGAGTGAGCCATAGCCCCGGTCCTAGATTTAGTCTGTAAGCCAGGAATGATGAAGAAGAATGGTACACCAGGGATGAATAAGAGAAGACCCGTGTGCGTGTAAAGTGCTTCATCTTATCTCCGTCGTTACTTGGCACATTCGTGTACTTTACACCGTTATGTTGCCATTTGAAGGCTTCATAAGCTCTTGGTCGAAGGTTAATAATCACCCCagaattggtggatgcgccgggcgatTTTCCTAAATCGCAATAATTAGGTGTTCTTCTTTGCTTTGGTTTTGAGTGATTTACGCGCACATAATTGAAAACAAGCCCAAGATTTGTGCTCGGAGAATTTATGCGAAAAGTGCATACGAAGTGAGAAAGTAGCGCGTCTGCCTCAAGGGCGCAGTTCCTGGCACAACAAGCGGTTCCCATTTATTACAACTTGATGTAATTAAACACAAATTTGCTATTTTACGTGCGTAATGTAATTTAAGGCAGTGCAGTGCAACCGCGACCTTACCGCGCTctcattatttatttctgtttgACTAACTATTACTTCGACTTAGATTAAATAGGGTAATGAAATGTCAACATTTCACGCTGAATGTCACGCCTTTGTTTCGCACGAAGAcgctaatttatttatatttaggaGAGGCAACTTTCAATCAAACGCAAACCGGCGAAATTCTTTTGCATAAAGTTAATTCCGAAGGATAGCCGAAACCTTCCGTTCTTGTGATGATGGATTATGATGCCACTCTTCTCACTTACAAATTCCGCTCTATTCTACAATCATTTATAACGTCTAAAGTGGTTTGAAATAATGCTCCCTTCGAAACAAAATTTCAGCAAGAATCCTATATgcacgtttttttaaaatactctaTTTTTAAATGTGGTGAAAATATTAATCTACTAAGCGTGGCGAATTGCAGAGATTTTCCTACGTGTACATCGCTCTATAGAAAGGCTTTGTTGCTCGCTCAAGGACCGCTTCCAGGCCTGCAATTCGCTAACGAGCCTTCCATAAGATCAACTTTTCGCTAAATCCGTCTTTTAATGACGTCTTTTCATCTCATTGGGACTTATCCTTATGGTTTTGCGAAAGAGTTGGCATTAAGAAGGCGCTTTCAAATTTACCACATCTTCTACCACACACCAAATAAACAGAACGAAAAGTTTTATTCCATAAGAACcacgattttattttcaaaacgtATTTCAGATGAATACGGGGTTAAAAGCCGGTTCTGAGCGATTTTTGAGCCAAAACCGTACTTgtttcaagaaattttactgaaaaaaatagtatattatattataagtgaTAGAAATGCATCATTATATGCAAGTGAGAATTTTGACACTTCTCACGAGCTTTGTAATGGCATTTCGATCACGAGTGATATACGACattttatcttacaggtgcattgtaaaaaaaatttaaaaatgtaagtaGATCCAAGTAACAGTGTGTATAAAGGGGGTTTGCCAAAGAAAGTGTTGTAATGgcggaattttttaaaatggtcaacgtaaaaaattacaaaacaataaatttaacagGCAAAATTGGTTGCAGCTCATTATCTCTGTGGGccataaattgtttttgtttggtgtttttgtcccaaaaaaaattctttcaaaaattaaatatattttcgtgttcaagattCATCAAAATTTAGACTTCTTTAGATTCTAGATGGACTTCTGTTTGTTGAACGTGTTTGTATCAACACCTGAAGACACTTTGTGTCTAGGAAAACAAAACTCAATGCTTCTGAAGACATAAcattgtattaaaatattatagaCAAAAATCAGCTTTtcgtagaaaaattttaataaaaaaagacgcttctactaaaaaaacatatttgtggaacgaaacaataattatatgTTATGACTATTATGAAAATTGGCTATCAGTTTTCTGTAATTTGAACTGAAATGGACTGGaaattaaagcaagttttaaattcttcttcagacttggtttaaaaataaaattggcatttttttattttttcgtatcattttattgttttttgttacatgattattttgcatttttgttactttcttattaaaatttggaaattgcaGAGTTAATTACGCAGTATTTGTCATCACATTTACATCAAAAACAGTTTTCTGATACGAAATTTGACCCTGTTTCTGTGTTTTCGTATCTATATTTTCATCCAGGATTTTTTTCGTCACACTaatgacattttttcaaaataaattaaacactggacctaactttttttactaaaatttttctgaataaaTTAGCAATGGGCCAACGTTAAAACTATTTAACATATCTGTTTAAAGAACATCCTTACCAAAAGTTTTACTGTAATCTGttcctaattttaaaataaaaaaatataaaaaatgggtattaaattattcgtttttttttattccataTTCATTAACATTAGTTTAGTTAAAAATGTgcaagaaagaaaataaatgttcTATCAAATTGTATTGCCCTTTTAGAGCTTTACAAGGGGTTCCTTAATTTCTGTCGGAAGTTAGAAGGGGTTAGCACGGTTAAAAAGGTTGGGAAACACTGTCCTGTAACATTAGCATAGttctatgtatcagttttggtAGTGACTTGTGGTGCTCTAGTTACGAAATAAATAGTCTCATTGTTTTTCCCAATTTTCTCCAGATTTACTCACTCGTGAGTAGAACTCACAGCTTTATCTCTCTTGtgagagaaatttgatttgtCTCACGGAAAACAATGGTATAATGCACCTAATAAActgcacctgtaagataaaacATATTTTCCCTTATAGGTATTAAAATGTTCTTGCTATTCCTTTAGACGAGTAGAGGTAGTACACCTTTATTcacattatttgatttagttatttttttatcgtaCTATTAGGAAAAAGTTGTCATTTggtgtttctttattttatttggtgatttttttattctagcggtgaaaaaattttacaaaaacttttcACTGTACCTATAAGaaaaacgttgtattataCTCGCGTACCGCACTCGTTTCAGGACTCACGGATAttgaacaacttttctttacttgtataataatcTACTATTAATTCACTTTATTTTGgtaagtttaaaatttctgtCTTTTAACCAGAAACTTAATAGTTTTGACgccaatatttttgtttgtttttacttaGTAGATTTTatgtaacaaatttaaaaattattataattggcacatttttatcgttttagcTTGATTTTGAACTTGAAAAGTTGCAAACTTAGCCAAAAAACACATAACTGGtagttttgaattatttatgtcgaagaaaaaagtataattttcattttgtagtTTGTTTTTGGCCCAAGATTGCGCTTTGTagtttataactaaaaaagtcTTCCTTAAAGtcataaatatttgtttgttgATAGTTTGGTAAGGTCAATTGTTATGCAACAAATTTGGGTTAAAATTTTCGTggcaaattgctgataaaaatgttaaattttacgaacgcacatttgtttatttatctgTTGATAAATGTTATCTCAAAGTTGTGATAACAACAGTCATCGCGAATTTGACGCAACAAATTCGTAAGTAATTCGTGTTTGTGGCTGTTTAAAATCACTGTATGTAAATCCGTAGTTTTTCCATGGCTGTGATTTATTCGTGTCCCGCTCATAAACAGTTATTATGCTCATGGGAGGGTTATGCAAGCGATATAAAACACCATTTCGAAAAGGAACATTGCAATCTCTTATCTTATACCAACTTTGTCGATATTGATCTCGAACAACTGCCACAGAATAAGTTGCTGTTTCTCGATGGTAAAATATACTTGATGCAAAATAGTTTAAACGATAAGGGACTTGTAATAAGGTTGCGATATCTTGGCTCCAAGGAAGTGGCTTCAAAACTGCGATTTAACATCACAGTCAGTGTTAATCAAATTTTGTACAAGTATGAGCCTTCGAGATATTTTTCCTGCATCGTTCCTAGAACAGGAGGATGGGAGATAAACCTACAAAGTCTCCAAACATTCCATCAAGACTTGAAACTAATCCAGTGCTGCGTGCTTATTGAGGAAAACCAGCGCCTGGAACGAAAATTTTCGGACGTTTCCTTGAAAATCAACAACAAATTTatcgagaaaaatgcaattgaTGAGACTGAAGCGAATTATCTGGATGCCATCAATCGCATTGAGAATCGACTGAGCTTTTTGAAGTCAAATCGAAACAGTGATGATTTCATGGACAAGATCAGCcagttgaatttttcaattttggaaGAACCATTCCAGGAAAAGGAAGATTTCAAGAGCGATTATTCGGAATCGCTCCCCAACATTCCAGAAGAAATCAACCTGACTTGTTCTTCGTGTGCGCTCGATATGTTACCGCCGATTTATTTGTGTAAAAAGGGCCATAACGTGTGCAGTTGGTGCAAAGCCAGTCCTTGCAAAATCTGCTCTGAGGCCGTCACCATTGAGCGGAACCGCGATTTGGAAAATATCAGTCGGACGCATTTGCATCAATGTCGATATTTTTCGGACGGTTGTAACGAAAGATTGCTGTACAATGAAGTGCGAGTTCATGAAGCCAAATGCAACTTTTGCAAATACAAATGTTCCATTTGTCCGTATCTG
Proteins encoded:
- the LOC661914 gene encoding uncharacterized protein LOC661914 → MLSQSCDNNSHREFDATNSFSMAVIYSCPAHKQLLCSWEGYASDIKHHFEKEHCNLLSYTNFVDIDLEQLPQNKLLFLDGKIYLMQNSLNDKGLVIRLRYLGSKEVASKLRFNITVSVNQILYKYEPSRYFSCIVPRTGGWEINLQSLQTFHQDLKLIQCCVLIEENQRLERKFSDVSLKINNKFIEKNAIDETEANYLDAINRIENRLSFLKSNRNSDDFMDKISQLNFSILEEPFQEKEDFKSDYSESLPNIPEEINLTCSSCALDMLPPIYLCKKGHNVCSWCKASPCKICSEAVTIERNRDLENISRTHLHQCRYFSDGCNERLLYNEVRVHEAKCNFCKYKCSICPYLGRFDHFYNHLKVVHSSIKVVQTTRCSFPKNTNMFLVNKSIGIFYCQSETDDNCLIWRATFCGPKERQFFCEITFKGSKYKEAIFLKRRENVYEIKKSIDELKKMKAKEKYAALSVTTYE